ATACCAAGGTGGAAATTCTACCTGCAAATATATCATCCAGGTATGAGAGCCTGTTTTTATTTATATCCATGGCGCAAGAAGTGGTAATGAGCCATTAGCCAGTTGCACTGTTTTGAAGATGCTTTTTGAAAACTAAACATCGTAATAATTTTAATATAATTTAATATAATAGTTTATGATTTGTTTGTGTGAACACTCCTGACTTCAGTCATGAGATGAAATGCAAACTACTTGATGAATAAATAAAATATAAGTATAATTAAGTATAATATAGAAAGAAAGCGAGGGTAGCATAACCAAACTTCTCAAGAATCCTGCGACTTTAGTCGTGGGAGGTTCAAAATCTTAGAAATAAATTAAAATAAGGAGAAATTATATGAGTAGAACTAATGTACAATCTATTGAATTTACAAAGGACTACTTGGAAGATATATTAAATAAAATAAAGAAGCTAAGAGTCGGTGTTATAGGAGATACCTGCCTTGATGTATATTGGGAAGCGGATATGACTCTAAGTGAACTCTCCAGGGAGACACCCCATTTTCCCCTTCCGGTAGTAAATGAGAGAATGTCGCTGGGAGGTGGAGGAAATGTTGCTGCAAATGTACATGATTTGGGAACTAACAGTACGTTAATGCTTACAGTTATAGGTGAAGATTGGCGTGGAGAACAACTAATAAAGCTGTTTTTAGAAAAGGGTATAAGTACAGATAATGTTATTATTTCAAACAAAGTAACTACTCCTGCCTATTGTAAACCAATCAGGAAAGGAATATCGGATATTGCATATGAAGATCCCAGGCTGGACTTTGAAAACAGGATACCAATAGGCAAAAGTATTGAAGATAAGGTTTTAAATGAATTAAATGAAATTATTGATAAAATTGATATCCTGTTAGTTGTAGATCAGTTAAAAAATGGAGTTGTAAGCCAGGCAGTAAGGGAGAAGCTTTCAAATATATCACAAAAAGGAATACCTGTAGTGGTTGACAGTCGTAATAGGATATCTCTTTATTTGAATGTTATAATAAAGCCTAATGAGGTAGAGGCTGTATCTGCCGTATACCAAAGGTTAGGGCTTAATGAAATAAATTAT
This is a stretch of genomic DNA from Bacillota bacterium. It encodes these proteins:
- a CDS encoding sugar kinase — protein: MSRTNVQSIEFTKDYLEDILNKIKKLRVGVIGDTCLDVYWEADMTLSELSRETPHFPLPVVNERMSLGGGGNVAANVHDLGTNSTLMLTVIGEDWRGEQLIKLFLEKGISTDNVIISNKVTTPAYCKPIRKGISDIAYEDPRLDFENRIPIGKSIEDKVLNELNEIIDKIDILLVVDQLKNGVVSQAVREKLSNISQKGIPVVVDSRNRISLYLNVIIKPNEVEAVSAVYQRLGLNEINYDVVLNAVFELYKKTAKPVIITMGSKGALWYEGKDIIEVSPYPVEPPIDIVGAGDTFMAAFSCAFGSGIPGPVSVAFGNLASSIVLKKIGTTGTVTPSEIFERLESL